A genomic stretch from Cellulomonas sp. C5510 includes:
- a CDS encoding DUF2188 domain-containing protein: protein MSDGNGVHTVHRDDSWLNEIGGSQVGSTHSTKDPAVAEGRQLAIERGLEHHIHGLDGLVHEKNSYGNDPRNIPG, encoded by the coding sequence GTGAGCGACGGCAACGGGGTGCACACCGTCCACCGGGACGATTCATGGCTCAACGAGATCGGCGGGTCACAAGTGGGCTCGACCCACTCAACTAAGGACCCCGCCGTGGCCGAAGGGCGGCAGCTCGCGATCGAGCGCGGCCTGGAGCACCACATCCATGGTCTCGACGGCCTGGTGCACGAGAAGAACTCGTACGGGAACGATCCAAGGAACATCCCCGGCTAG